From Cystobacter fuscus DSM 2262, one genomic window encodes:
- a CDS encoding HutD/Ves family protein gives MRRWGPTDYRDMPWKNGGGVTRELLRLPHPREPERFLMRLSIATVASSGPFSLFPGVDRTLLFLEGEGMALRREEAPEVVLERGSAPFRFPGEVPFESRLLGGPVHDFNLMVDRELAEARLDVVELAAGGEHSIEGAGSVWLYGLEGRAKVSGEPLAEQELLGWEAPGSLRVRGVGAARVVVVHLTPRGG, from the coding sequence ATGAGACGATGGGGACCCACGGACTACCGCGACATGCCCTGGAAGAACGGGGGCGGCGTCACCCGGGAGCTGCTGAGGCTGCCGCACCCGAGGGAGCCGGAGCGCTTCCTCATGCGCCTGTCGATCGCCACGGTGGCCTCGTCGGGGCCATTCTCCCTGTTCCCGGGGGTGGACCGGACGCTGCTCTTCCTCGAGGGCGAGGGCATGGCGCTGCGCCGGGAGGAAGCTCCCGAGGTGGTCCTCGAGCGGGGCAGTGCGCCGTTCCGCTTTCCGGGAGAGGTGCCCTTCGAGAGCCGGCTGCTCGGGGGGCCGGTGCACGACTTCAACCTCATGGTGGACCGGGAGCTCGCCGAGGCCCGGCTCGACGTGGTGGAGCTGGCGGCGGGCGGCGAGCACTCCATCGAGGGCGCGGGGAGCGTGTGGCTGTACGGGCTGGAGGGGAGGGCGAAGGTGTCGGGCGAGCCACTGGCCGAGCAGGAGCTGCTCGGCTGGGAAGCCCCTGGGAGCCTACGGGTGCGCGGGGTGGGAGCCGCCCGCGTGGTGGTCGTCCATCTCACCCCGCGAGGAGGGTAA